GAGAGCGGTATGTTCCCGGGACCGTTTTTGTGCAGGGGATTGGAGAGAATCAGGTGGCCGTAAATCAGCGAGCGTTGACATGAAATCAGCATAGGTATACCAGAAGTGCATATCTTTTCACTTTTTATATGCATTAAGGAGGAGTCGTATGCTGAAGCGGTGCCTGTGCCTGTCTCTTTTGTTTCTCGTGGTCTTTCCTGCCGGTGCCTGGGCCCATTTCGGGATGGTCATCCCGTCGCAATCCATGGTCGACCAAAATCATCGTCAACTCACTGTGGACTTTTCGTTTTCCCATCCCTTTGAAGGTGTGGGCATGGTTCTGGAGCGCCCTGAGCGGGTCACAATCGTCAAGCAGGGCCAGGTCACCGATGTGACCTCGGAACTGGTCTCAACGACAATCATGGACAAAAAGGGGTGGCAGCTCGAGTATGCTGTTCGCCGTCCGGGGGTCTACACCATCGGCATGGAGCCCAAGCCGTATTGGGAACCGGCTGAGGACTGTTTTATTATCCACTATACCAAAACCCTTGTTGCAGCGTATGGGGCGGAGTCCGGATGGGATGCCCCTGCGGGGTATCCGATGGAAATCGTCCCGTTGACCCGGCCGTTCGGGTTGTATGCCGGCAACGTCTTTCAAGGACAGGTCTTGTACAAGGGAGAGCCGCTGGCCCACGCTGAGGTGGAAGTCGAATATTACAATCGCGAGGGAGACGCCACAGCCCCGACGCCGTACATGGTCACTCAGGTGGTCAAGGCCGACGCCAACGGCGTGTTCAGCTATGCCGCTCCCAAGGCGGGATGGTGGGGCTTCGCCGCTTTGCATACGGCAGATTACACCATGGAGCACGAGGGTGAAGCCAAGGACGTCGAACTCGGCGGCGTGCTTTGGACGCGTTTTAGCAAGTGGCAGAACCACTAAGATGGACTGCAAACGGGCGTTTGGGTGAAAAACGCCCGTTTGTTCACAATCCAGCAGGAGACCGGCCTGTCCCGGTGACCTCTTTGGGAAAAGGGAAAGTCAGATGCATATCGCTGAAGGAGTGCTTTCTGCTCCCGTACTGCTCGTCGGAGCGGTTGCCGCCGCAGGGCTTACGGGTGTGGGGGTGAAGAAAACGGACCAGGACCGTATTCCTGTCGTGGCTGTCATGGCCGCGGCTTTTTTTATTGCCTCGCTTGTCCATATCCCGCTCGGCCCGGCCAGTGTGCATCTCATCCTGAACGGGCTTATGGGGGCTTTATTGGGATGGGCCTGTGTCCCAGCTTTGTTGGTGGGACTCGGCCTCCAGGCGGTTTTGTTCCAGTTCGGCGGGTTGACGGTCCTGGGAGTGAACACGGTGATCATGGCCGCTCCTGCGCTTGGTTTGGGACTCGTCTTGCGTCCCGTCATTCAAGGCCGAGGGGTCGTGGCTGTCGCGGCGTCGTTTTGCGTCGGCATGGGCGGTGTCATCGGTGCCGGTTGTGTTGCGGCCCTGGCTCTCTACGCCTCGGGTGAAGAGTTTTTGAGTGCGGCGCAACTGTTAGTCGCGGCCCATTTGCCGGTGGCTCTCCTGGAAGGAGGGGTGACAGCGATTGTCGTTGGATCCTTGAAACGGATACGCCCGGAGATATTTGCTGCAACTTCGGAGAGTGGAGTATAGTATGAGAACTCTGAAAAGGTATGGTGTTCTGGCTGGCATCGTGGGGTTCGCACTGCTTCTTGCTGTAGACGGCTGGGCACATAGAGTGAATATTTTCTGTTGGGTGGAAGGAAAGGAGGTGGTCAGCGAGAGCGCTTTTCCCTCCGGTACTCCTGTCCATGAAGGCACCATTCGCGTTTTTGCTGAAGACGCGGACAGGAAATTGCTTGAAGGCAGCACTGACACACAAGGGCGTTTTCGTTTCCGCATTCCCAAACAAGCCATCGACAATGCCTGGGACCTCAGGGTGGAGATC
The sequence above is drawn from the Desulfohalobium retbaense DSM 5692 genome and encodes:
- the cbiM gene encoding cobalt transporter CbiM produces the protein MHIAEGVLSAPVLLVGAVAAAGLTGVGVKKTDQDRIPVVAVMAAAFFIASLVHIPLGPASVHLILNGLMGALLGWACVPALLVGLGLQAVLFQFGGLTVLGVNTVIMAAPALGLGLVLRPVIQGRGVVAVAASFCVGMGGVIGAGCVAALALYASGEEFLSAAQLLVAAHLPVALLEGGVTAIVVGSLKRIRPEIFAATSESGV
- a CDS encoding DUF4198 domain-containing protein, whose product is MLKRCLCLSLLFLVVFPAGAWAHFGMVIPSQSMVDQNHRQLTVDFSFSHPFEGVGMVLERPERVTIVKQGQVTDVTSELVSTTIMDKKGWQLEYAVRRPGVYTIGMEPKPYWEPAEDCFIIHYTKTLVAAYGAESGWDAPAGYPMEIVPLTRPFGLYAGNVFQGQVLYKGEPLAHAEVEVEYYNREGDATAPTPYMVTQVVKADANGVFSYAAPKAGWWGFAALHTADYTMEHEGEAKDVELGGVLWTRFSKWQNH